The Archangium primigenium genomic interval TGGCGGGTGGGCCTGCTCTGGGGCGTGGGCCATGCCCTGGGCACCCTGGTGTGCGCCTCCATCGTCATGGCCGTGGCCTCCATGCTCGACCTGGCGCTGCTCGACAAGTGGGGCAGCCGGGCCGCTGGCGCGGCGCTGCTGGTCATGGGGGCCGTGGGCCTGGGCCGCTGGGTCCACACCCGCAACGCGCCCGTGGCGGCCCTGGGCGCGCCCGCCCCCGGCTCCAAGACGTCCTGGGGCGTGCTCATCATCGGCCTCATCCACGGCCTGACGGGCGCCGCGGCCGTGCTCCTGTTCCTGCCGGCGGCGGTGTCGGCCTCGGTGGCCTGGAAGGTGCTCTACCTGGGGGGCTTCGCGCTGGGCAGCACCCTCGCCATGGCGGGGCTCACCGCGGCCCTGGCGGCGACGACGCGGCGCATGCCCCGTCCGGAAGCCCTGCTGCGCCACGGACCCGCCGTGGCCTCGTTCGGCTCCATGGTGCTCGGCGGCTGGTGGGTGCTGGTGTAGCGGAGGCGAGGTGCGCTCCCCACGCCGTGGACCTTTCCGAGGCTCACGGCGTGCTGTCCACGGGGGAGCGGTTGAGCAGCAAGGCCCTCACCCGCGGGGTGCGCAGGGCCAGCCCCGCCCACATCATGGCCGCCACGTAGACCGGGAAGAGGGTGTGGCTGAACAGGGGGTTGCCCAGGCGCACGTGGGTGGCGATGGCTCCGCCGAGAAAGCCGGTCAGCCAGATGGCGCCGAGCACCGAGGTCCGGGGAATCAGGTAGAGCCCCAGCCCCACGAGCACGAGCACCCCGATGGGGACCACCGAGCTGTCGGGGTAGCCGAGCGTCACGGTGCCCTCCACGGACATGGGATGGCGCATGACCTTGGTCACGCCGTCGAACAGCAGGAACAGGGTCACCAGGCCGGTGAGGACGCGGCCGATCCAACGCTGGGGGGTCGAGACAACTTGCATGACGAAACTCCGGAGACCGGGGTGGCTTTCCACTCAAGGACGAATGGCCCCAGGCGGGATCGACACGACGTTTCCGGTTTTTCCAGCCGGTCCCGGGGGAGGACGGGGTGGACCTGGGGCGTCTGCCCCCTCGTCACCCGGACGGATTCGTGGCATCAGCGGAATACACCGGCAGTCCATGTTCGTTCGCCCCCGCCCCATTGTCTCGGAGAAGTGCATGCCGATTCGCAAAGTGTTGCTCGTGGATGACGAGGCCGACATCCGGACCATTGGCCAGCTGAGCCTCAGCCGCGTGGGCAAATGGGAGACGGTGCTCGCGGCCTCCGGGGACGAGGCCCTGATGAAGGCGGACGCCGAGCGGCCCGACCTCATCCTGCTGGACGTGATGATGCCCGGCATGGATGGACCCACCACCCTGGCGCGGCTGCGCGCCCAGGCCTCCACCGCCCAGACGCCCGTCATCTTCATGACGGCGAAGATCCAGAAGCACGAGGTGGCGCGCTACCTGGAACTGGGCGCCGTGGGCGTCATCGGCAAGCCCTTCGAGCCGTTGACCCTGCCCGCGGAGATCAAGAAGCTGGTGCCGTGAAACTCCCCGTGCGAATGCGGCGCTTCTCCAAGCGCTCCGTGGTGCTCGCCGCCGTGGCGCTCGCGCTCTTGTGCGTGCTGTTCGTGCTCGGCCGACCCCTGCCCGTCGCCGAGCACGAGGCGTACCGCGCGCAGCTGCGCCAGCTCCGGGTGTCCAGCACCCAGGTCGACCAGGACATCCTCCAGTTCCACCTGGGTCTGCCCCAGGCCAGGGAGGTCGCCCCGGAGGCCTTCGCCACCCTGCGGGTGCAGGCCGACGCCCTGCGTCAGGGTGTGCCCTCGTACCTGTCCGACGGCGAGAAGCGCTCCCTGCGCGAGGCCATCGACGTCTACGTGAGTGTGCTCCTGCCCGAGGAGCTGCTGGTGTCGCGGCTGCGCGAGGAGACCGCGCGCCAGCACGAGCGGCGAGAGCGCCTGGCGCGGGAGCTCGCGGGCCTGGTGGCGGCCCTGCCCGCGGGTGATCCGCGCGAGCGGACCCAGGTGCTCGCCCAGGCGGTGCAGGCCAGCGCCGAGCAGGGCGAGGGCCCCTCCCTGGAGCAGGCGCTGAGCGCCGTGGCGGCGGTGAGCGCGGGCCTGCCGGACGCCGAGGCCCTCCGCATCCGCGTGGAGGCGGAAGCCCACGCGCTCCATGTCCATGCCAAGGACCGCGAGCAGACGCTGACGAACCTGATGCGGCGTCCCGTCGGTCCCGAGGGGGAGAAGCTCATCTCCGCCTACCTCCAGCACTACGAGCGCGCGCAGGCGCGCTCCGAGCGCTTCCGGGTGCTGCTCTTCGTCATCACGCTCTTGCTCGTGGCGTTCGTGCTGGAGGTGCTCTGGCGGCTGTCGCGCACCGGCGAGGCGCTCGACGCGCTCAACGCGGACCTGGAGCGGCGCGTGTTGGAGCGCACCGAGGCCCTGTCCACCGCCAACCAGGAGGTGCGCGAGAGCGAGGCGCGCAAGGCCGCCATCCTCCAGAGCGCGCCGGACGGCATCATCACCCTGGACGAGGCGGGCCGCGTGTTGGACTTCAACCCCATGGCGGAGCAGCTCTTCCGCCTCTCGGGCGCGGAGGCCAGCGGCCGGGACTTCCTCGCCCTGGCGCTCTCCGCGGCGGTGCGGCCCGAGCAGCGCGCGCAAGTCATCCGGGCGCTCCGGGCGGATTGCGCTCCCGGGCTGCCCACGCGCCTGGAGCTGCCCCTCTTGCGCACGGATGGCGGCACCTTTCCCGCCGAGCTCACCGTCTTGCGCGTGCGCTCGGAGGGGCCGCCGCGCTTCACCACCTACGTGCGCGACATCACCGAGCGCCAGCACGTGGAGCGGCTCAAGAACGAGTTCGTCTCCACGGTGAGCCACGAGCTGCGCACGCCCCTCACCTCCATTCGCGGCTCGCTGGGCCTCCTGGAGGGCGGCATCATGGGCGAGCTGGACGCGCCCATCCTGGAGATGGTGCGCATCGCCCGCTCCAACACGGACCGGCTCATCCGCCTCATCAACGACATCCTCGACCTGGAGAAGATGGAGTCGGGGATGCTGGAGCTCAAGCCCCAGCCCCTGGAGTGCGCCGAGGTCATCGAGGCCACGCTCTCGGGCGTGAGCGCCATGGCGGACGCGGCGCGCGTGACGCTCGTGGCCCGGGCGGAGGACGCGGGCCAGGTGAAGGCCGACCGCGACCGGCTCATCCAGGTGCTCACCAACCTGGTGTCCAACGCCATCAAGTACTCGCCACCGGACGGCCGGGTGGAGGTGCGCGCCGCCCGGGACGCCCGCGGCCAGGTGCGCTTCTCCGTGGTGGACCAGGGCCCGGGCATCCCCCCGGACAAGCGCGCGCGGCTGTTCGGCAAGTTCCAGCAGCTCGACAGCTCGGACACCCGCTCCAAGGGCGGCACGGGCCTCGGGCTCGCCATCTCCCAGGCCATCGTCGAGCAGCACGGCGGCCACATCGACGTGCTGGGCGAGCCCGGTGAGGGCGCCACCTTCACCTTCTCGCTCCAGGCGGTGCGGCAGGGCTCGAGCACCGTGTCTCGGGTGGCGGACGACTCGCGCTACACCATCCTCGTGGTGACCACGGACGTGGAGATGTCCGGCGTGCTGCGCGGCCTCTTGGCCCACGAGGGCTACCGCGTGCTGCGCTCGTCCTCGCTGGACGAGGCCGCCAAGCTCATCGAGGTGGGCGCCCCGGACGTGCTGGTGGTGGACCCGCGGGGCCAGGAGGGCGGGGAGCTGGACTTCGTGCGCCGCCTGCGCGAGCAGCCCCGGGCGCGCGAGCTGCCCGTGCTCATGCTCGCCGAGCGCGCCGAGGGCGGCGTGCAGCCCATGTTGGTGGACTGGATGAAGAAGCCCCTGGACGAGGGCCGCTTCCTGCACACCCTGCGCTCCATCATCCGCCAGCCCGGCCACGCGCGCGTGCTGCTGGTGGACGACGACGTGGCCACGCGCCAGATATTGCGCGCCCAGCTCGAGCGGCTCGGCGCCACGTGCTTCGAGGCCGAGGATGGCGAGCGCGCGGTGGCCCTGGCCCGGGTGACGCCGCCGGACCTCATCGTCCTGGACGTGAACCTGCCCCGACTGGACGGGTTCGAGGTGGTGGACATCCTGCGCCAGGGCAAGGGCCGGGGCACGCCCCTCATCGTCTTCACGGGCCGAGACCTGAGCCCGGCGGATCAGAACCTGCTCACCCTGGGCGCCACCCGGCATCTCATCAAGACGCGCACCACCGATGAGGTGCTGCTGGCGTCCGTGAAGGACATGCTCAACGGACTGCTGTCCCAGCGGGACGGCGGCGCCCCCCCCCACAAGGAGACGTCATGAGTCGCGGCACGCTGCTCTTCCTGGAAGACGACAAGGACCTGCAGACGCTCGTGTCCACCTACCTGCGCGAGCGGGGCTATCAGGTGGAGTCGGCGCGTTCGGTGCGCGAGGCCCGGGACGTGCTCAAACGCGCGCGGGTGGACGCGGCCATCGTGGACGGCCTGCTGCCCGGCATGTCCGGCACGGACTACATCCAGGAGCTGCGCGCCTCCGAGCCCGCGCTGCCCATCCTCTTCGCCTCGGCCTTCTGGCGCGACAAGAAGAGCCACGACCTGCTCACCCGCGAGCTCAAGGTGGCGCGCGTGCTGCACAAGCCCTACACGCCCCAGGAGCTGTTCGTGTGGGTGGAGCAGGCGGTGAAGCCGCCCGCGCCGGCCGTGCCCGCCACGCCGCCCCCGCGCGAGCTGTCCCCGGAGGAGGAGCTCGCCGCCGCCATGGCCGAGCTGAGCCGCGAGTACGGCGCCCGGCTGGGCGAGAAGGTCCAGGAGCTCGCCGACGCCCTGGAGCGGGCCCGCGGTGGCCAGGCGGGTGCCCTGGAGGACGCCTTCATGCTCGTGCACAAGCTGCACGGCACCGCGGGCACCTACGGCTTCGTGCACGTGAGCGCGGCGGCGGGCCGCCTGGAGCTGCAGTTGCGCCCGGTGCGCGACGGCGAGGGCGCGGCGGACTGGGCCTCCCTGAAGACGGCCGTGGCGGAGCTCGGGCAGCTCGCCCAGCGCGCCGTGTCGCCCCTGCCGCCGCCCCTGCCCCGGCCGAGCGCGAGCGCCGCGTCCGGGTGGTTGGGCACGGTGCTGGTGGCGGACGACGACGCCCAGTGGCTCGCGGACATGGAGCGCCTGGGCCGCGAGCGCATGGTGCGCGTGGTGACGGCGCGCACGGAGGACGAGGCGGTGGAGGCGGCGCGCAAGCAGTGGCTGGACGGGGCGCTGCTCCACGTGGACCTGGGCCACAAGGAGGGCGGCTTCCAGGCCGCCGCGCGGCTGCGGGGCGAGGACTCCACCCAGTCGCTGCCCCTGGCCTTCTTCGGCACCCAGGGCGACGTGCCCTACCGCATGGCGGCGGCCCAGGCCGGCGCCTCGCTCTACCTGCCCCGGCCTTTCTCCGAGCAGGACCTGATGGACAGCGTCAAGCGCATGGCCGCCACCCGGCGCCCCGAGCGCTCGCGCGTGCTGGTGCTCGACGATGATCCGGACGCGGTGCGGGCCCTGAGCGCCGCGCTGACGAGCCACCAGGTGGAGGTGGTGGGCCTGGGCGACTCCTACCGGCTGGTGGAGGCGCTCGCCGAGCACCGGCCGGACCTGCTGCTGCTGGACGTGGAGATGCCGGGCCCGAGCGGCTTCGACCTGTGCCGCATCGTGCGCTCCATGCCCGAGTGGCAGTCCCTGCCCATCCTCTTCATCACCGCGCACACGGGGTCGGAGTTCCGCGTGGCGGCCTTCCAGGCGGGGGCGGACGACTACCTGTCCAAGCCCGTGCTCGGCGAGGAATTGCGCGCGCGCGTCAACTCCCGACTGGAGCGGGCGCGGCTGGCCAAGGATCGCGCCGAGCGTGACTCGCTCACGGGCCTGCTCTTGCGCCGACCCTTCATCGAGTCGCTCCGGGCCCGCCTCGCCGAGGCGCTGCGCCTGGAGAAGCCGCTCGCGGTGATGCTCATGGACGCGGACCGCTTCAAGGCGGTGAACGACACCTACGGCCACCTGGCCGGGGATCGGGTGCTCATGCGCCTGGGGCGGCTGCTCTCGGCGCGCTTCCGCAAGGAGGACCTGCGCTGTCGCTGGGGCGGCGAGGAGTTCGTCGTGGCGCTGCTGGGCGAGACGGCCGAGAGCGCCCGGGAGATCCTCTCGCGCACGGCGCGCGAGCTGGAGCGCATGCCCTTCGAGGGCGACCGGGGCGAGACGTTCCACGTCACCCTGAGCGCCGGCATCGCCGTGTCCGGCACGGACGGCACCCAGGTGGAGGCGCTGCTGCGGCGCGCGGACGAGCGGCTGTACCGGGCCAAGCAGAACGGCCGCAACCGCATCGAGATTTGAGGCTCAGGCGGGCAGGGGGAAGGCTTCCCAGCCCGTGGGCCACACCACGCGCTCGTAGGTGAAGTGGTGGGGGTCGTCCTCGGGCCAGGGGGCGTCCACGGGCTCCTCCACCAGCGCGAAGGTGCCGTGGTCGAAGGGGCGCCCCGTGCTGGCGGTGTGGGGCACCACCCGCTCGCGCACGCCCCGTCCCGCCAGCTCCAGCGAGCGGTGGTGGCAGTAGGGGTTGTTGCCTCTCCGGTCGAAGAGCACGTGCGCCTGCTGGCTGCAGCCGCCCCGGCACGCCGCGGCGTACTTGCAGCCGCCGCAGTAGCCCCACATGTGCGCGGTGCCCTCGGGCGTGCCGGCGGACACGTTGAAGGTGAGCTCGCGCGTCTCCAGGATGTCCGTCAGCGGCTTCTGGCGGATGTTGCCGCCCACGTACTCGGAGGGCAGGGTGGGGCAGCCCTTGATGCCGCCATCGGCGTGGATGCCCAGCACGGACAGGCCCGCCTTGCACCCCGCCCACACGGTGCCCACGCTGCCAAACAGCAGCGCGTCATACGGGCCGAAGTAGCCCATGTCGTTGGCGGGCGCGAGCGCCACGCGCGACTCGTCCCGTGCCCGCACCGCGATGCGCGCCAGCGAGCGGTACAGGTCCGGCAATTCCGCGGGCTGCAAGAGCATCCACGCGTTGTCCGAGCCGTTGCCCATGGGCGTGGTGAGCTGGATCTGCCAGGAGCGGATGCCCGCGTCCCGCAGCCGCTCGTACAGCGCCGGCAGCTCCGGGGCGGACAGGCGGTTGATCTGCGTGTTGGCGCTGAAGGGCAGGCCCACCTCGCGAAAGTGCCCCATCGTCTGCATGCAGAAGAAGAAGGAGTTGGCCTTGCCGCGGATGCGGTCATGCGTGGCCGCCAGCCCATCCACGGACACCGACACGTGCGCGATGCCCGCTTCCTTCATGCGGCGCGCCGTCTCGCGCGACAGGCCATAGCCGCCCGTCGTCATGGTGCACATCATCCCGTGGTCCGTGATGGCGCGGGCGATGTCCAGCCAGTCCGGGCGGAGGAAGGCCTCGCCGCCCTCGATCGTCACTTCCTGGATGCCCACCTCGGCCATCTGGCGGACCAGGTCGAGCGCCTCTTCCCGAGACAGCTCGTCGTTGCGCTTGTCCCCCGCCCGTGAGCCGCAATGCCCACAGGCGAGATTGCACTTCAGGGTCAGCTCCCACACGGCATAGGCCGTGCGTTTCTGCAGGCGCGGAAGCGTCATGGGCGGGGGACGCGCTCGGCGGCGGGACTAGTTCTGCTGCTCGAACTCGGTCGGCGGGGGCGGCAGCTTCGGGGGGATGCCGTACTTGGCTCCGCCACCGCGCACGCCCTCCAGGGTGTTCTCATCCAGCTCGAGGATGTCGCGGGCGACCTCCTCCTGACGCTCGATGACCTCGGTGCGCGGGAACTTCTTCTCGGTCTTCGTCATGGCACTCCCTTCGGGTGTGAGGCCATGGAATTAAAGAAAGACGCGCCTTCACTGTCAATGTGAGGGCCGCACTTCTCCTGAGACTATCAGTGGACAGGGCAGCCACGGGTGCGGCAGCGCCGTCATGGGATAGCCAAACGCCCGGCCCAGGCGCTCCGTGGTCATCACCTCGGAGGGCGGCCCGAAGGCCAGGGCCTGTTGCTCCGCGAGCAACAAGACGCGGTCCGCGTACTGCGCCACCAGGTTCAGGTCATGCAGGATGAGCAGCGCGGCGGCGCCCTCGCGCGTGAGCTCCCGCACGAGCTCCAGCGTCTTGTGTTGGTGGGCCACGTCCAGGCTGCTCGTGGGCTCGTCCATCAGCAGCAGCCGGTCGCCCGGGGTGCCGTGCAGCTGCGCGAGCGCGCGCGCGATGTGCACGCGCTGCTGCTCTCCGCCGGACAGGGTGAGGTAGTCGCGGGCCTCGTGGCCGCCCAGGCCCACGCGCTCCAGACACGCCCGGGCCACACGCACGTCCTCGGGGGACTCGGCGCGGCGGCGCTGGTGGGGAATGCGCCCCATCAGCACCACCTCCAGCGTCTCGTAGGAGAAGGGCAGGTGGATGCTCTGCGGCACCACGGCGCGCCGGCACGCGAGCGCCTCGCCGCGGTGCTGGGCCAGGGGCTCGCCGAACAGGCGGACGTCCCCCTCATGCGCGGGCACCTCGCCCGTCAGGTGCTTGAGCAGGGTGCTCTTGCCCGCGCCGTTGCGGCCGACGACGGCCATGAACTGGCCGGGCTCCAGGGTGAAGCGCAGGCCGGACAGCAGGGCGCGGTCGCCCACCCGGCAGCTCAGGTCGCGCACGTCGAGGATGGGGCTCATGGGGCGGGCCTCCCGCGCTGGCGCATCAACAGGGCGAGGAAGAAGGGGGCCCCGGCGAGCGCGGTGACGATGCCGATGGGCAGCTCGGAGGGGACGACGACGGTGCGGGCCAGCAGGTCGGCGAGCACGAGCAGCGTGGCGCCCAGGAGCGTGGACAGCGGCAGGAGCGCCCGGTGGTTGGAGCCCAGCGCCAGGCGCACCAGGTGCGGCACCATGAGCCCGATGAAGCCGATCATCCCGGACATGGCCACCGCGGCGCCCACGCCCAGCGCCACCAGCGCGATGAGCGTCCACTTGAGCCGCTCCACGGGGATGC includes:
- a CDS encoding DoxX family protein; protein product: MQVVSTPQRWIGRVLTGLVTLFLLFDGVTKVMRHPMSVEGTVTLGYPDSSVVPIGVLVLVGLGLYLIPRTSVLGAIWLTGFLGGAIATHVRLGNPLFSHTLFPVYVAAMMWAGLALRTPRVRALLLNRSPVDSTP
- a CDS encoding response regulator, which encodes MPIRKVLLVDDEADIRTIGQLSLSRVGKWETVLAASGDEALMKADAERPDLILLDVMMPGMDGPTTLARLRAQASTAQTPVIFMTAKIQKHEVARYLELGAVGVIGKPFEPLTLPAEIKKLVP
- a CDS encoding ATP-binding protein, producing MKLPVRMRRFSKRSVVLAAVALALLCVLFVLGRPLPVAEHEAYRAQLRQLRVSSTQVDQDILQFHLGLPQAREVAPEAFATLRVQADALRQGVPSYLSDGEKRSLREAIDVYVSVLLPEELLVSRLREETARQHERRERLARELAGLVAALPAGDPRERTQVLAQAVQASAEQGEGPSLEQALSAVAAVSAGLPDAEALRIRVEAEAHALHVHAKDREQTLTNLMRRPVGPEGEKLISAYLQHYERAQARSERFRVLLFVITLLLVAFVLEVLWRLSRTGEALDALNADLERRVLERTEALSTANQEVRESEARKAAILQSAPDGIITLDEAGRVLDFNPMAEQLFRLSGAEASGRDFLALALSAAVRPEQRAQVIRALRADCAPGLPTRLELPLLRTDGGTFPAELTVLRVRSEGPPRFTTYVRDITERQHVERLKNEFVSTVSHELRTPLTSIRGSLGLLEGGIMGELDAPILEMVRIARSNTDRLIRLINDILDLEKMESGMLELKPQPLECAEVIEATLSGVSAMADAARVTLVARAEDAGQVKADRDRLIQVLTNLVSNAIKYSPPDGRVEVRAARDARGQVRFSVVDQGPGIPPDKRARLFGKFQQLDSSDTRSKGGTGLGLAISQAIVEQHGGHIDVLGEPGEGATFTFSLQAVRQGSSTVSRVADDSRYTILVVTTDVEMSGVLRGLLAHEGYRVLRSSSLDEAAKLIEVGAPDVLVVDPRGQEGGELDFVRRLREQPRARELPVLMLAERAEGGVQPMLVDWMKKPLDEGRFLHTLRSIIRQPGHARVLLVDDDVATRQILRAQLERLGATCFEAEDGERAVALARVTPPDLIVLDVNLPRLDGFEVVDILRQGKGRGTPLIVFTGRDLSPADQNLLTLGATRHLIKTRTTDEVLLASVKDMLNGLLSQRDGGAPPHKETS
- a CDS encoding response regulator, producing MSRGTLLFLEDDKDLQTLVSTYLRERGYQVESARSVREARDVLKRARVDAAIVDGLLPGMSGTDYIQELRASEPALPILFASAFWRDKKSHDLLTRELKVARVLHKPYTPQELFVWVEQAVKPPAPAVPATPPPRELSPEEELAAAMAELSREYGARLGEKVQELADALERARGGQAGALEDAFMLVHKLHGTAGTYGFVHVSAAAGRLELQLRPVRDGEGAADWASLKTAVAELGQLAQRAVSPLPPPLPRPSASAASGWLGTVLVADDDAQWLADMERLGRERMVRVVTARTEDEAVEAARKQWLDGALLHVDLGHKEGGFQAAARLRGEDSTQSLPLAFFGTQGDVPYRMAAAQAGASLYLPRPFSEQDLMDSVKRMAATRRPERSRVLVLDDDPDAVRALSAALTSHQVEVVGLGDSYRLVEALAEHRPDLLLLDVEMPGPSGFDLCRIVRSMPEWQSLPILFITAHTGSEFRVAAFQAGADDYLSKPVLGEELRARVNSRLERARLAKDRAERDSLTGLLLRRPFIESLRARLAEALRLEKPLAVMLMDADRFKAVNDTYGHLAGDRVLMRLGRLLSARFRKEDLRCRWGGEEFVVALLGETAESAREILSRTARELERMPFEGDRGETFHVTLSAGIAVSGTDGTQVEALLRRADERLYRAKQNGRNRIEI
- a CDS encoding radical SAM/SPASM domain-containing protein, producing the protein MTLPRLQKRTAYAVWELTLKCNLACGHCGSRAGDKRNDELSREEALDLVRQMAEVGIQEVTIEGGEAFLRPDWLDIARAITDHGMMCTMTTGGYGLSRETARRMKEAGIAHVSVSVDGLAATHDRIRGKANSFFFCMQTMGHFREVGLPFSANTQINRLSAPELPALYERLRDAGIRSWQIQLTTPMGNGSDNAWMLLQPAELPDLYRSLARIAVRARDESRVALAPANDMGYFGPYDALLFGSVGTVWAGCKAGLSVLGIHADGGIKGCPTLPSEYVGGNIRQKPLTDILETRELTFNVSAGTPEGTAHMWGYCGGCKYAAACRGGCSQQAHVLFDRRGNNPYCHHRSLELAGRGVRERVVPHTASTGRPFDHGTFALVEEPVDAPWPEDDPHHFTYERVVWPTGWEAFPLPA
- a CDS encoding heme ABC transporter ATP-binding protein; amino-acid sequence: MSPILDVRDLSCRVGDRALLSGLRFTLEPGQFMAVVGRNGAGKSTLLKHLTGEVPAHEGDVRLFGEPLAQHRGEALACRRAVVPQSIHLPFSYETLEVVLMGRIPHQRRRAESPEDVRVARACLERVGLGGHEARDYLTLSGGEQQRVHIARALAQLHGTPGDRLLLMDEPTSSLDVAHQHKTLELVRELTREGAAALLILHDLNLVAQYADRVLLLAEQQALAFGPPSEVMTTERLGRAFGYPMTALPHPWLPCPLIVSGEVRPSH